The proteins below come from a single Streptomyces sp. SCSIO 75703 genomic window:
- the cydB gene encoding cytochrome d ubiquinol oxidase subunit II, whose protein sequence is MELHDVWFVLIAVLWIGYFFLEGFDFGIGVLTKLLARDRTEKRVLINTIGPVWDGNEVWLLTAGGATFAAFPEWYATLFSGFYLPLLIILVSLIIRGVAFEYRAKRPEENWQRNWEAAIFWTSLIPAFLWGVAFGNIVRGVKIDSEMEYVGTFWDLLNPYALLGGLVTLTLFTFHGAVFAALKTVGDIRERARALATKVGLVTAVLALGFLLWTQTADGDAKSLVALVVAVAALVAALGANRAGREGWAFSFSGVTIVAAVAMLFLTLFPNVMPSTLDADWSLTVTNASSSPYTLKIMTWLALIATPVVMLYQGWTYWVFRKRIGTQHIADPAH, encoded by the coding sequence ATGGAACTGCACGACGTCTGGTTCGTCCTGATCGCCGTCCTGTGGATCGGCTACTTCTTCCTGGAGGGCTTCGACTTCGGGATCGGCGTCCTCACCAAGCTGCTCGCCCGCGACCGGACCGAGAAGCGGGTGCTGATCAACACCATCGGACCCGTCTGGGACGGCAACGAGGTGTGGCTGCTCACGGCCGGCGGCGCGACCTTCGCCGCCTTCCCCGAGTGGTACGCCACGCTCTTCTCCGGCTTCTACCTGCCGCTGCTGATCATCCTGGTCAGCCTCATCATCCGGGGCGTCGCCTTCGAGTACCGGGCGAAGCGGCCCGAGGAGAACTGGCAGCGGAACTGGGAAGCGGCGATCTTCTGGACCTCGCTGATCCCGGCCTTCTTGTGGGGCGTGGCCTTCGGCAACATCGTCCGCGGGGTGAAGATCGACAGTGAGATGGAGTACGTGGGGACCTTCTGGGACCTCCTCAACCCCTACGCCCTCCTCGGCGGGCTGGTCACGCTGACGCTGTTCACTTTCCACGGGGCGGTGTTCGCCGCGCTCAAGACGGTCGGTGACATCCGGGAACGGGCCCGCGCGCTCGCCACGAAGGTCGGCCTCGTCACCGCAGTGCTCGCCCTCGGCTTCCTGCTCTGGACGCAGACCGCCGACGGGGACGCCAAGAGCCTGGTCGCCCTGGTCGTGGCCGTTGCCGCCCTGGTCGCCGCGCTGGGGGCCAACCGGGCGGGCCGGGAGGGCTGGGCCTTCTCCTTCTCCGGCGTCACCATCGTGGCCGCCGTGGCGATGCTCTTCCTGACGCTCTTCCCGAACGTCATGCCGTCCACGCTCGACGCGGACTGGAGCCTCACCGTCACCAACGCCTCCTCCAGCCCGTACACCTTGAAGATCATGACCTGGCTGGCCCTGATCGCCACTCCGGTGGTCATGCTCTACCAGGGCTGGACCTACTGGGTGTTCCGCAAGCGGATCGGTACCCAGCACATCGCCGACCCCGCGCACTGA
- the cydD gene encoding thiol reductant ABC exporter subunit CydD, with the protein MFHVKPIDPRLLRYARATRSFLIAVVVLGAAGAGLVVAQAMLIAEMVVGAFQDGLASAELRTPLLLLVAVACGRGLVGWLTELAAHRASVAVKAELRGRLLERATALGPGWLSGQRTGSLVTLATRGVDALDDYFSRYLPQLGLAVVVPAAVLARIVTEDWVSAAIIVVTLPLIPLFMILIGWATQSRMDRQWRLLSRLSGHFLDVVAGLPTLKVFGRAKAQAESIKRITGEYRQATMRTLRIAFLSSFALELLATLSVALVAVTIGMRLVHGDMSLYDGLVVLVLAPEAYLPLRQVGTQYHAAAEGLAAAEEIFAVLETPAPARGTAPVPADGTLSVEGVTVRYPGRATDAVTNVSFTVTPGETVALVGPSGAGKSTLLGVLLGFVRPAGGRVRVGGTDLADLDPARWHDRVAWVPQNPHLYAGTIAENVRLARPDADDTAVRRALRDAGALEFVETLPDGTGTVLGEGGTGLSAGQRQRIALARAFLADRPVLLLDEPTAALDGGTEAEVVAAVRRLARGRTVLLVVHRPALLEVADRVVRLEPPAPVPAGRPGAAPVADRRAEEEPAAPVPAGVPDARLPAGARGGVLARVRAMSGARRGRLALALLLGSLALGSAVGLMATSGWLISRASEQPPVLYLMVAVTATRAFGIGRSVFRYSERLVSHDAVLRMLADTRVAVYRRLERLAPAGLRRSRRGDLLSRLVTDVDALQDYWLRWLLPAGTAVAVSAVSVGFTAWLLPEAGAVLAAGLLAAGAGVPLITGAVARRAETRLAPARGVLSTRVTDLLTGTAELTVAGALPARTAAARRADAVLTRIASRAATATALGDGLTALISGLTVAGAALAGAQAVADGRLAGVAMAVVVLTPLAAFEAVLGMPLAAQYRQRVRRSAERVCDVLDAPEPVREPERPRQVPGSPFPVVLKALTARHPGQGRDALAGLDLILERGRRIAVVGPSGSGKTTLAQVLLRFLDPGTGSYTLGGADAETLAGDDVRRLVGLCAQDAHLFDSSVRENLLLARKDATEAELRDALARARLLEWTDSLPDGLDTLVGEHGARLSGGQRQRLALARALLADFPVLVLDEPAEHLDLPTADALTADLLAATEGRTTLLITHRLAGLGAVDEVLVLDEGRVVQHGPFAELAAEPGPLRTMVEREAAAQAATAPELPSAAR; encoded by the coding sequence ATGTTTCACGTGAAACCCATCGATCCCCGTCTCCTGCGCTACGCCCGCGCCACCCGGTCCTTCCTGATCGCGGTCGTCGTCCTGGGTGCCGCGGGCGCCGGACTCGTCGTCGCCCAGGCGATGCTCATCGCCGAGATGGTGGTGGGAGCCTTCCAGGACGGTCTGGCGTCGGCCGAACTCCGTACCCCGCTGCTCCTGCTGGTCGCCGTGGCCTGCGGACGGGGGCTGGTCGGCTGGCTCACCGAACTCGCGGCACACCGGGCGAGCGTGGCGGTCAAGGCCGAACTGCGCGGACGCCTGCTGGAGCGGGCCACCGCACTCGGGCCGGGCTGGCTGAGCGGGCAGCGGACGGGATCGCTGGTCACCCTGGCGACCCGTGGGGTCGACGCCCTCGACGACTACTTCTCCCGCTACCTGCCCCAGTTGGGCCTCGCCGTCGTGGTCCCGGCGGCGGTGCTGGCGCGGATCGTGACCGAGGACTGGGTCTCGGCGGCCATCATCGTCGTCACCCTGCCGCTCATCCCGCTCTTCATGATCCTCATCGGCTGGGCCACCCAGTCCCGGATGGACCGCCAGTGGCGGCTGCTCTCGCGGCTCTCCGGTCACTTCCTGGACGTCGTCGCGGGGCTGCCGACGCTCAAGGTGTTCGGCCGGGCCAAGGCGCAGGCCGAGTCGATCAAGCGCATCACCGGCGAGTACCGTCAGGCGACCATGCGCACCCTGCGCATCGCCTTCCTCTCCTCCTTCGCGCTGGAACTGCTCGCCACGCTCTCCGTGGCCCTCGTCGCCGTGACCATCGGCATGCGGCTCGTCCACGGTGACATGTCCCTCTACGACGGACTGGTCGTGCTGGTCCTCGCCCCCGAGGCGTACCTGCCGCTGCGCCAGGTGGGCACGCAGTACCACGCGGCGGCCGAGGGCCTGGCCGCCGCCGAGGAGATCTTCGCCGTACTGGAGACGCCCGCCCCGGCGCGGGGCACCGCTCCCGTGCCCGCCGACGGCACCCTGTCCGTCGAGGGTGTGACCGTCCGCTACCCGGGCCGGGCCACGGACGCTGTGACCAACGTGAGTTTCACCGTCACCCCCGGGGAGACCGTCGCCCTGGTGGGGCCGAGCGGCGCGGGCAAGTCGACGCTGCTCGGCGTGCTGCTGGGCTTCGTCCGCCCGGCCGGGGGGCGGGTCCGCGTCGGCGGAACCGACCTCGCCGACCTCGACCCGGCCCGGTGGCACGACCGGGTCGCCTGGGTGCCGCAGAACCCGCACCTGTACGCCGGGACCATCGCCGAGAACGTACGGCTGGCCCGGCCCGACGCGGACGACACCGCCGTACGCCGGGCGCTGCGGGACGCCGGCGCCCTGGAATTCGTCGAGACGCTGCCCGACGGCACCGGCACCGTGCTCGGGGAGGGCGGGACCGGTCTCTCCGCCGGACAGCGGCAGCGGATCGCCCTGGCGCGGGCCTTCCTCGCGGACCGGCCGGTCCTGCTGCTCGACGAACCGACGGCCGCCCTGGACGGCGGGACCGAGGCAGAGGTCGTGGCCGCCGTCCGCAGACTCGCGCGGGGACGCACGGTGCTGCTCGTGGTGCACCGCCCGGCGCTGCTGGAGGTCGCCGACCGCGTGGTGCGGCTGGAGCCCCCGGCGCCGGTCCCCGCCGGCCGGCCCGGCGCCGCTCCCGTAGCGGACCGCCGCGCGGAGGAGGAGCCGGCCGCCCCCGTGCCCGCCGGGGTCCCGGACGCCCGCCTGCCCGCCGGGGCACGCGGCGGTGTCCTCGCCCGGGTGCGCGCCATGTCCGGCGCCCGGCGCGGACGGCTGGCCCTCGCGCTGCTCCTCGGCAGCCTCGCCCTGGGCAGCGCGGTCGGTCTGATGGCCACCTCCGGGTGGCTGATCTCGCGCGCATCCGAACAGCCGCCCGTGCTGTACCTGATGGTGGCCGTCACCGCGACGCGCGCCTTCGGCATCGGACGGTCGGTGTTCCGGTACAGCGAGCGGCTGGTCTCGCACGACGCCGTGCTGCGCATGCTCGCCGACACCCGGGTCGCCGTCTACCGGCGGCTGGAGCGGCTCGCCCCCGCAGGGCTGCGCCGCAGCCGCCGGGGCGACCTGCTGTCCCGGCTCGTCACCGACGTCGACGCGTTGCAGGACTACTGGCTGCGCTGGCTGCTGCCCGCCGGCACCGCCGTGGCGGTCTCCGCGGTGTCGGTCGGCTTCACGGCCTGGCTGCTGCCGGAGGCCGGCGCCGTGCTCGCGGCCGGTCTGCTGGCCGCCGGGGCCGGTGTCCCGCTGATCACTGGCGCGGTGGCGCGGCGGGCCGAGACGCGGCTGGCCCCCGCCCGCGGTGTCCTCTCCACCCGGGTCACCGACCTGCTCACCGGCACCGCCGAGCTGACCGTCGCGGGCGCCCTGCCCGCGCGGACCGCAGCGGCCCGCCGGGCCGACGCCGTGCTCACCCGCATCGCCTCCCGCGCCGCCACCGCCACCGCGCTCGGCGACGGGCTCACGGCGCTGATCTCCGGGCTGACCGTCGCGGGCGCGGCGCTCGCCGGGGCCCAGGCCGTCGCCGACGGGCGTCTGGCCGGTGTGGCGATGGCCGTCGTGGTCCTCACCCCGCTCGCCGCCTTCGAGGCCGTGCTCGGCATGCCGCTCGCCGCCCAGTACCGGCAGCGGGTGCGCCGCAGCGCCGAGCGCGTCTGCGACGTGCTGGACGCGCCCGAGCCGGTACGGGAACCGGAGCGGCCCCGGCAGGTGCCCGGCTCCCCCTTCCCGGTCGTCCTGAAGGCGCTCACCGCGCGCCATCCCGGTCAGGGCCGGGACGCCCTGGCGGGCCTGGACCTCATCCTGGAGCGGGGCCGGCGGATCGCCGTGGTCGGCCCGTCCGGTTCCGGCAAGACGACGCTGGCGCAGGTGCTGCTGCGGTTCCTCGACCCGGGCACCGGCTCCTACACGCTGGGCGGGGCCGACGCCGAGACCCTGGCCGGGGACGACGTGCGACGGCTCGTCGGACTGTGCGCGCAGGACGCGCACCTCTTCGACAGCTCGGTCCGGGAGAACCTGCTCCTGGCGCGGAAGGACGCCACCGAGGCCGAACTGCGCGACGCGCTGGCGCGGGCCCGGCTGCTGGAGTGGACCGACAGCCTGCCCGACGGGCTCGACACGCTGGTCGGCGAGCACGGGGCACGGCTGTCCGGCGGGCAGCGGCAGCGGCTGGCCCTCGCGCGGGCGCTGCTCGCCGACTTCCCCGTGCTGGTCCTCGACGAACCGGCCGAGCACCTCGACCTGCCGACGGCCGACGCGCTCACCGCCGATCTGCTGGCCGCCACCGAGGGACGCACGACCCTGCTGATCACGCACCGGCTGGCGGGTCTCGGGGCGGTGGACGAGGTCCTCGTGCTCGACGAGGGCCGGGTGGTGCAGCACGGTCCGTTCGCGGAGCTGGCCGCCGAGCCGGGTCCGCTGCGGACGATGGTCGAGCGCGAGGCGGCGGCACAGGCGGCCACCGCACCGGAACTGCCGTCGGCGGCGCGGTGA